The following coding sequences lie in one Phaeodactylum tricornutum CCAP 1055/1 chromosome 12, whole genome shotgun sequence genomic window:
- a CDS encoding predicted protein, translated as MGSDHVPLAKHYTLHDKDSTMTIIRRPGSGSRKRSVLCVVCTVMIVLGSLLALAWLPGQPSPPSVSSASGIEAHPELVPASSLSRNALATVVHRKRQDLANALRTLEEGNLPYRLRALRKNHQIVGERLAEVKAGTETVEEILHGHDMSHHVSEKPPMELQEVIQYLDEWIHELHQVLLSLKHATFEGVWQAYHDLAVSTLYPWDREYLQRMPPRRDDGSIFLSVATYRDENCYNTVYNAYAKAKNPDQLFIGLVQQNCHADCKSGVLANRSMVAVPPDEDCHQRFCDTELGMPICANQQVRVLNINEPESLGPYAARYFASKLWYGEQWYMQIDAHMTFATHWDQISINMLHKAPSAKPILSHYPPGHTANLDHRSNIAGARLCGPVFATSDLESQIVRLEGGRVYDRTLLEYPAFAPFTAAGYFVAHSDFLRQVPFDPFLPWIFMGEEIIMSSRLWTAGYDIFSPSQSVVGHIYVRRHKPKFWESVHRLLSYGIHNPLQAMVLERIKFQLGYPEASRDMIVHKSLLTAVEQYGMGNERPLEEYLRLVGLNVTTKEITYTGWCEEGYPPPGFERYNNLYPNGKLRQKP; from the coding sequence ATGGGAAGCGATCATGTTCCCTTGGCCAAACACTATACGCTGCACGATAAGGACTCCACCATGACGATCATTCGGAGACCTGGTTCAGGATCTCGCAAGAGATCAGTCCTTTGTGTCGTCTGTACCGTCATGATTGTTTTGGGGTCACTCCTTGCCTTGGCTTGGCTTCCCGGACAGCCCTCACCACCGTCGGTGTCTTCTGCTAGCGGAATCGAGGCCCACCCAGAGTTGGTGCCTGCATCTAGCCTTAGCCGAAACGCCCTTGCGACGGTCGTACATCGCAAGCGCCAAGATTTGGCCAACGCGCTGCGCACACTCGAGGAAGGCAATCTTCCGTACCGATTGCGAGCTCTGCGCAAGAATCACCAAATAGTCGGGGAACGCCTCGCGGAAGTCAAGGCCGGCACCGAAACGGTCGAAGAAATTCTGCACGGACACGACATGAGTCATCATGTATCGGAGAAACCTCCCATGGAATTGCAGGAAGTCATTCAATATTTAGACGAATGGATTCATGAACTTCATCAGGTACTGCTTTCGTTGAAACACGCAACGTTTGAAGGTGTCTGGCAAGCCTATCACGATCTGGCGGTCAGTACATTGTATCCATGGGATCGGGAGTATTTGCAGCGCATGCCGCCTCGTAGAGACGATGGGAGTATCTTTCTGAGCGTTGCAACCTACCGAGACGAGAATTGTTACAATACTGTCTATAACGCATACGCCAAAGCAAAAAATCCGGACCAGTTGTTCATAGGCCTCGTTCAGCAAAACTGTCACGCCGACTGCAAATCAGGCGTACTCGCCAACCGATCCATGGTAGCCGTTCCCCCTGATGAAGACTGTCACCAGCGCTTTTGCGACACCGAATTGGGTATGCCCATTTGTGCCAATCAGCAGGTCCGAGTATTGAACATAAACGAACCGGAATCGCTCGGACCCTATGCTGCTCGCTATTTTGCCAGCAAACTCTGGTACGGTGAGCAATGGTACATGCAGATTGATGCGCACATGACCTTTGCCACGCACTGGGATCAAATATCCATCAACATGCTGCACAAGGCACCGTCGGCCAAACCCATCCTCAGCCACTATCCTCCTGGACACACGGCCAATCTCGATCATCGTTCGAACATTGCCGGCGCACGCTTGTGTGGACCCGTCTTTGCCACTTCAGATTTGGAATCGCAGATCGTGCGACTTGAAGGAGGGCGTGTGTATGACCGAACCTTGCTCGAATACCCGGCGTTTGCCCCGTTCACGGCGGCTGGATACTTTGTCGCGCACTCGGACTTCTTGCGGCAAGTACCCTTCGATCCATTCCTGCCGTGGATATTCATGGGTGAGGAAATCATCATGAGCAGCCGCTTGTGGACTGCTGGTTATGACATTTTCAGTCCCAGCCAATCCGTGGTGGGTCACATTTACGTACGTCGGCACAAACCGAAGTTTTGGGAATCCGTGCACCGGCTCTTGTCGTACGGGATTCACAATCCACTCCAAGCGATGGTGCTAGAGCGCATTAAGTTCCAGTTGGGTTATCCAGAAGCGTCCCGCGATATGATCGTACACAAATCATTATTGACGGCAGTGGAACAGTATGGGATGGGCAACGAACGCCCATTAGAGGAGTACCTGCGGCTGGTTGGTCTCAATGTGACAACCAAGGAAATAACGTACACGGGTTGGTGCGAGGAAGGGTATCCACCGCCCGGATTTGAGCGGTACAACAATCTTTATCCCAACGGGAAACTGCGCCAAAAGCCGTAG
- a CDS encoding predicted protein, giving the protein MPLFSTARTKASSTNPLSSSPTKPRKLFRRQGKHRPSPTSALAPINLNYYDRPEEKTGPDFFEKYRVNVVDVTSDKPSLVQTFDPPRDEPNWFLTSPPPREQNLEPPQSQPRALRGAQKPRSSSPKPPPSEPQSRAVYCQIDGNQNSERDWRPLSEEKDEDSLEGPNRDPHPLDRVNIGRTSFRESREDKGFTLCHDVQDVVYDCTFFLRSAKDYSLDSCRGRSSPPKRHLTRMSL; this is encoded by the exons ATGCCTCTGTTTTCTACAGCCAGAACCAAAGCATCATCGACAAACCCGTTGTCGTCTAGTCCAACAAAACCACGCAAACTCTTTCGACGGCAAGGGAAGCACCGTCCCTCACCGACATCCGCGCTCGCTCCCATAAATCTGAACTATTACGACCGACCTGAGGAGAAGACTGGTCCGgactttttcgaaaagtACCGAGTGAACGTGGTGGACGTGACTAGCGACAAGCCCAGCCTCGTTCAGACCTTTGACCCGCCAAGAGACGAACCGAACTGGTTCCTCACGTCTCCGCCACCCCGTGAACAGAACCTCGAGCCTCCCCAATCCCAACCACGGGCCCTGCGCGGTGCCCAGAAACCGAGATCAAGTTCACCAAAACCCCCACCCTCGGAACCGCAGTCTCGCGCTGTTTACTGCCAAATCGATGGCAACCAAAATTCGGAGCGGGATTGGCGTCCCCTTTCCGAAGAGAAGGACGAGGACAGTTTAGAGGGTCCAAACCGAGACCCACACCCTTTGGATAGAGTAAAC ATTGGCCGAACCAGCTTTAGGGAGTCGCGTGAAGACAAGGGCTTCACGCTCTGCCACGACGTACAAGACGTGGTTTACGATTGTACCTTCTTCCTACGTAGCGCCAAAGACTACAGCTTGGATTCCTGCAGAGGGCGGAGCTCGCCTCCGAAACGGCAC CTAACACGCATGTCACTGTAA
- a CDS encoding predicted protein codes for MSGIPGPVVTGTIAYLLLGVVAVGGIYGSRATGMLSKDNADIGNVVVSLACFSMWLFWLCAWLHQWHPLIAPIYEG; via the coding sequence ATGAGTGGAATCCCTGGACCCGTCGTTACGGGTACCATTGCCTACCTGCTGTTAGGAGTCGTGGCAGTGGGAGGAATATACGGAAGCCGGGCAACAGGAATGCTTTCGAAGGATAATGCGGATATTGGCAACGTGGTAGTCAGCTTGGCGTGCTTTTCCATGTGGCTATTTTGGCTGTGCGCATGGTTGCACCAATGGCATCCTCTGATTGCTCCGATCTACGAAGGATAA
- a CDS encoding predicted protein, translated as MEATNETGTPTLATYRADGSSEVAPTDEELIQQAEAEVDTERYFRAAKLLQAVQNQGLLQPQHHRLLELAVSAQAIKDDLLLPHPEDGGWKKQSETHGHRDTSIYYKRVELFETWMPRWKVPRLGISKSDKLRETGRGNQVIRVGIDMPFPFRNRECVQHAVAIDSIGEDQTIVVKVDSLDEGTYDGGLEIGPAPKGTTRVDFHAGILFRSYPDNHPLMEKSKHDYPAGERLILLSVSQSMDAHVAGVPMSIINFFTRTVLGGMWGSLMKVAEEVRDGQRPLHQQAIQDKQELYGWLKDRVEVMLSNMGNGSEVKMTDSALLRD; from the exons ATGGAAGCGACCAACGAAACAGGCACGCCGACACTGGCGACATACCGAGCCGATGGATCTAGTGAAGTCGCACCCACGGACGAAGAACTGATTCAGCAAGCCGAAGCAGAGGTTGATACGGAACGCTACTTCCGCGCAGCCAAGCTTCTTCAAGCCGTCCAAAACCAGGGCCTATTGCAACCTCAACACCACCGCTTGCTCGAATTGGCCGTATCCGCACAAGCCATCAAAGATGATCTACTGTTGCCGCATCCAGAAGACGGTGGCTGGAAAAAGCAGAGTGAAACACACGGACACCGAGATACCTCTATTTACTACAAA CGAGTAGAGCTCTTCGAAACTTGGATGCCACGGTGGAAGGTGCCCCGGTTAGGAATTTCCAAGTCGGACAAATTGCGAGAAACGGGCCGTGGAAATCAGGTTATTCGTGTGGGCATTGACATGCCCTTTCCTTTTCGTAATCGGGAGTGCGTTCAGCATGCCGTCGCCATAGATTCCATTGGCGAAGACCAAACAATTGTCGTCAAAGTCGATTCTCTTGACGAAGGCACTTACGATGGCGGATTGGAAATTGGACCGGCACCGAAAGGCACCACGCGCGTCGACTTTCACGCCGGCATACTGTTCCGCTCCTATCCCGATAATCACCCGCTGATGGAAAAGTCGAAGCACGACTATCCGGCAGGAGAAAGGCTCATCCTTCTTTCCGTCTCACAATCGATGGATGCGCACGTGGCTGGTGTGCCCATGTCAATAATCAACTTCTTTACACGCACCGTGCTGGGAGGTATGTGGGGAAGTTTGATGAAAGTAGCCGAAGAGGTTCGGGATGGACAACGACCCTTGCACCAACAGGCAATCCAGGACAAGCAGGAGTTGTACGGATGGCTGAAAGACCGGGTCGAAGTCATGCTTTCCAATATGGGGAACGGAAGCGAAGTCAAAATGACAGACAGCGCTTTACTAAGAGATTGA
- a CDS encoding predicted protein has translation MPVRDPRLRIGGKVTAKACHVVHLSECARRYGINKHSKRLVGTVLDVTTTPVSITTGRTSTLITAVYDFGESLFKEKTLNIRSVKAFVLPEDEGMSLIEEIAAETLQTAEADMEAGNLMEESVEAPVAEMVETPADIEPNTLVDTEPNTPVDTEPNSPVAEIVETPVDTNTLVDTESKNPVATVHQTEWYVNERKTRLDVNGHVYVRHFHIRTSVGDLIGQDSDNGVRFSRLEYFLLMFPPTQLTTMCWLTNTMLAQQNKHTITAGELLWFFGILILTTKFESSSRAQLWSTTAPSKYIPAPSFGHTGMSRQRFDNIWKHICWSEQCPVQPEGMSTHVHQWQLVDNFVTRFNEHCSENFVPSHLICVDESISRWYGQGGIG, from the coding sequence ATGCCAGTGAGGGATCCTAGACTTAgaattggagggaaggtgacggcaaaggcttgtcatgttgtgcatctgAGCGAGTGCGCACGGAGATATGGCATCAACAAGCACTCcaagcggcttgttggaacggttctAGACGTCACGACCACCCCTGTATCCATTACAACCGGGCGTACCTCTACTTTGATAACAGCAgtttatgattttggagagagtttgttcaaggaaaaaACACTGAACATTCGGAGTGTAAAGGCATTTGTACTGCCAGAAGATGAAGGAATGTCCTTAATTGAGGAAATAGCAGCAGAGACTTTGCAGacagcagaagcagacatggaagccggaaacttgatggaagaaagtgtCGAAGCCCCGGTAGCCGAAATGGTTGAAACCCCGGCTGACATAGAGCCCAataccttggtcgacacagagcccaataccccggttgacacagagcccaatagcccggtagccgaaattgtcgagacCCCAGTTGACACCAATACCTTGGTTGACACAGAGTCCAAAAACCCGGTAGCCACAGTGCACCAAACAGAGTGGTatgtgaatgaaagaaaaacccgGCTGGATGTGAATGGCCATGTCTATGTTAGGCACTTCCATATCCGTACTTCAGTTGGTGACCTTATTGGtcaagactctgacaatGGGGTGAGATTTTCGCGCCTCGAATATTTCCTGCTCATGTTTCCGCCGACCCAGCTGACTACTATGTGTTGGCTTACAAATACTATGCTTGctcaacaaaacaagcatACAATTACAGCCGGAGAACTTCTTTGGTTCTTTGGAATCCTCATCCTCACCACAAAGTTTGAGTCCAGTAGCCGGGCCCAACTAtggtccacaactgcaccCTCCAAGTATATTCCTGCCCCTTCATTTGGACACACAGGAATGTCCCGGCAACGGTTTGACAATATCTGGAAACATATCTGTTGGAGTGAACAATGTCCAGTGCAACCGGAGGGTATGAGCACTCATGTTCACCAATGGCAACTTGTTGACAACTTTGTCACAAGGTTCAATGAGCATTGTAGCGAAAATTTTGTACCTTCCCATCTGATTTGTGTGGATGAATCTATCTCAAGATGGTATGGGCAGGGTGGGATTGGATAA
- a CDS encoding predicted protein, with protein sequence MKTLHSILALTSAAVLSLTLSFEWCKQRQRSWDARMQTLRMHLLESDENGCCTQLQSWEELPRIVQRFLDGIATLSTSPSREDDSTVDSSNMSCSSSSITSKIRSLTIQQEGFFSLQNAWLPFTAYQFVSALARKPGFVWEARIAPKALPRGFQWPRVRVCDAWSNGRGHLEASLAGIITVASMTEPDEVLLQGEMLRWLAEAPLIPTVLHPSTGIVFWHTVPNEPLQAMLSMKDPYTSLQVSLTATFDEKLGRMTTIQGLRPKACANGSGSFELAPWIGHFYNYTWQESVHFFVPTHMECGWIVDGIEELYFKGDNVELNYNVETLRLEQINSRQSQ encoded by the coding sequence ATGAAGACCCTTCATTCCATTTTAGCTCTGACCAGTGCAGCAGTCCTTAGCTTGACTCTGTCTTTCGAATGGTGCAAACAGCGTCAGCGCTCTTGGGACGCACGAATGCAAACCCTGCGCATGCACTTGCTTGAATCGGATGAGAACGGCTGTTGCACTCAGTTGCAGTCCTGGGAGGAGTTGCCACGTATCGTCCAGCGCTTTTTGGATGGCATTGCCACTTTATCAACTTCTCCATCCAGAGAGGATGATTCCACTGTCGACTCATCCAACATGAGCTGTAGCAGCTCATCAATCACATCCAAAATTCGGTCTTTGACCATTCAACAGGAAGGCTTCTTTTCCTTGCAGAATGCATGGTTGCCCTTCACAGCTTATCAATTCGTATCCGCGCTTGCTCGGAAACCAGGTTTCGTGTGGGAAGCCAGAATTGCTCCGAAAGCCCTCCCGCGAGGATTTCAGTGGCCAAGGGTCCGTGTATGCGATGCCTGGTCAAATGGAAGGGGCCATTTGGAAGCGTCCCTGGCGGGCATTATCACCGTGGCGAGTATGACGGAGCCGGACGAAGTGCTCTTGCAAGGAGAAATGTTACGTTGGCTCGCGGAAGCACCATTGATCCCGACCGTGTTGCATCCCAGCACTGGTATCGTTTTTTGGCACACAGTGCCGAACGAACCTCTACAGGCCATGCTGTCGATGAAAGATCCCTATACATCCCTGCAAGTATCGCTTACCGCCACCTTTGACGAAAAACTCGGTCGTATGACAACAATTCAGGGACTTCGGCCCAAAGCATGCGCAAACGGTAGCGGCTCCTTCGAATTGGCTCCCTGGATTGGGCATTTTTACAACTACACGTGGCAAGAGTCAGTACACTTCTTCGTTCCAACCCACATGGAATGTGGGTGGATTGTCGACGGTATTGAAGAACTCTATTTCAAGGGCGACAACGTTGAGCTTAACTACAATGTAGAAACTCTGAGACTGGAACAAATCAATTCCAGGCAGTCACAGTAA
- a CDS encoding predicted protein yields the protein MERVFHSSTMTAVAPSVASHHPSVRYLVILLVLVLAVLIVDELAFVPKIGDALVALQEASTIPALRACPNRTAVAIVLFGIPKEFAHVWNAYETNIVHRNPHVDFSVTLHVFDDVTVLTNPKNHEIDAVIESVDSLQQVLKAYHPHIVTSKQDEFDQTLSWLTDDHVEGRFDQPPWNVDTLKNMFRQGHSIEAAFRASMQRYRQTQTVIFVRSDTLLLRPIDVPCMGLPRNKIQLPSWQVHNRDEHVDRLAIAGIDAATIYSRAKTDAFTKYVQRGDVRAVLRNSEHMLKMWLDEQIGLDVAVMPKAWAPLLRVRAGAKLSTRDYKTHLNPLWLTRILLLLLVGGTWLILWPFWSGRIQFSTPRWWTRLRNGNGSAKPHVEQDDIHRETRQLLDTSAFTNDLPQAPEVASVSPSSSLVGNGRRRHGP from the coding sequence ATGGAGCGTGTGTTCCATTCGTCCACCATGACGGCGGTGGCTCCTTCCGTGGCTTCCCACCATCCATCGGTGCGCTATCTTGTGATACTTCTGGTGCTCGTGTTGGCTGTTCTGATCGTGGACGAGCTCGCGTTTGTTCCCAAAATTGGCGATGCATTGGTAGCTCTCCAGGAAGCCTCCACCATTCCAGCCTTACGGGCGTGTCCCAATCGAACAGCAGTCGCGATCGTCTTGTTCGGAATCCCCAAAGAGTTCGCGCACGTATGGAACGCTTATGAAACCAACATAGTTCACCGCAATCCGCACGTCGATTTTTCCGTCACGTTACACGTTTTCGACGATGTCACTGTCCTAACGAATCCCAAAAATCACGAAATCGATGCAGTGATTGAATCCGTGGACAGCCTACAACAAGTACTGAAAGCTTACCATCCACACATTGTTACGTCGAAACAAGATGAGTTTGACCAGACGCTTTCCTGGTTGACCGACGACCACGTTGAAGGGCGTTTCGATCAGCCGCCGTGGAATGTAGATACCTTGAAAAACATGTTTCGTCAGGGTCACTCGATCGAAGCTGCCTTTCGCGCGTCCATGCAACGTTATCGACAGACACAGACCGTGATTTTCGTGAGATCCGATACATTGCTTCTACGTCCTATTGATGTCCCGTGCATGGGTCTGCCTCGCAACAAAATTCAGCTCCCGTCGTGGCAAGTTCACAACCGAGACGAACACGTTGATCGCTTGGCCATTGCCGGAATCGACGCGGCCACCATTTACTCCCGAGCCAAAACTGACGCCTTTACCAAATACGTGCAAAGGGGCGACGTGCGTGCCGTATTGCGGAATTCCGAGCACATGCTCAAAATGTGGTTGGATGAACAAATTGGTTTGGACGTTGCGGTCATGCCCAAGGCCTGGGCGCCACTGTTGCGGGTACGGGCTGGTGCCAAACTCAGTACACGAGACTACAAAACGCACCTTAATCCACTCTGGTTGACTCGCATACTACTTCTGCTGCTGGTTGGTGGTACCTGGCTTATCTTATGGCCTTTTTGGTCCGGGCGAATACAGTTCTCGACTCCTCGATGGTGGACAAGGCTACGGAACGGCAATGGTAGTGCCAAGCCTCACGTCGAACAGGATGACATACATCGTGAAACAAGACAATTACTGGATACATCGGCTTTCACGAACGATTTGCCGCAGGCGCCGGAGGTGGCGTCCGTTTCACCCAGCTCGTCCTTGGTAGGCAATGGCAGGAGGCGCCATGGGCCTTAG
- a CDS encoding predicted protein gives MVLQSAAPRCPCCAFLSDDLFLPSPVDAAGSDNGAIPNEQSTSSHVLDAVSPQQAYDKLLTETRSMNVSATPEHPLVLVDTHGHAHLQRDYVENANNDSTESVYHIAMDDSKPAVTLFSITCAVEEADWDTCITYASQSTHRIAALGIHPWYLAKVADALDADGWLVRLEQLLQKHPGVMVGEIGLCKVAKFVRTYAPGKAAALALQRRVFQAQLRLAIQYHRPVSIHCVHQQSVLLEVLRETISNEACPAAVALHSFTGTAHHVRQLLQWEATLERTEPLLYFGFSHAVNDAMCTADKARRQGRDAVRAVPIQRLLVESDVHAPSDVLGGTMGAAAYVAAIRDESIAITVRATTQNALRFCKSICPTNKRNSMIDASY, from the coding sequence ATGGTTCTACAGTCTGCCGCTCCAAGATGTCCCTGCTGTGCCTTTCTATCGGATGACCTCTTTTTACCGAGTCCGGTGGATGCTGCTGGCTCCGACAACGGGGCGATACCCAACGAACAGTCCACGTCGTCGCACGTATTGGATGCTGTATCCCCGCAACAAGCCTACGACAAGTTGCTCACAGAGACGCGGAGTATGAATGTGTCTGCCACACCGGAACACCCACTCGTCCTCGTGGATACGCACGGACACGCGCATTTGCAACGCGACTACGTCGAGAACGCAAACAATGACTCCACCGAGAGCGTGTACCACATTGCCATGGACGACTCCAAGCCAGCCGTGACACTCTTCTCCATTACCTGCGCCGTAGAAGAGGCCGATTGGGACACTTGCATCACTTACGCCAGTCAATCAACCCACCGTATCGCTGCTTTGGGTATTCATCCGTGGTATCTGGCGAAGGTTGCCGATGCCCTGGACGCGGACGGCTGGTTGGTGCGTCTCGAACAGCTGCTGCAAAAACATCCAGGTGTCATGGTGGGCGAGATCGGGTTGTGCAAGGTTGCCAAGTTTGTGCGTACCTATGCACCCGGGAAAGCcgccgccttggccttgCAACGACGAGTCTTTCAAGCGCAACTCCGTCTAGCGATCCAGTACCATCGACCGGTATCGATTCACTGCGTTCATCAGCAAAGTGTGCTGTTGGAAGTTTTGCGAGAGACCATTTCGAACGAGGCCTGTCCCGCGGCTGTTGCGCTCCACTCCTTTACCGGAACGGCCCATCACGTGCGGCAACTACTACAGTGGGAGGCCACATTGGAACGCACAGAACCCCTCTTGTACTTTGGCTTTTCACACGCCGTCAACGACGCTATGTGTACGGCCGACAAGGCTCGTCGGCAGGGCCGTGACGCCGTCCGTGCGGTACCTATCCAGCGATTGCTAGTCGAATCGGACGTGCACGCCCCCAGCGACGTTTTGGGTGGAACCATGGGAGCCGCCGCCTATGTGGCCGCGATCCGGGACGAATCCATTGCCATCACAGTTCGCGCCACGACACAGAATGCACTACGCTTTTGTAAAAGTATCTGCCCGACAAACAAACGTAATTCCATGATTGATGCGTCATATTAG